Proteins encoded together in one Pseudomonas sp. TCU-HL1 window:
- a CDS encoding AEC family transporter has translation MDVTVLTLLQALWPLFALIVGGYLLHRWDFPGEAFWPAAERLNYFILFPALLFSSLATAPLENPALPRLALAVFLGLGVGWTALLLARRRLGWSAARFGAITQGILRFNTYLGLAAIGSLYGKDGLAMAALMLALMVPTVNLMSVWALTAEGGVSLRGLLLPVAKNPLILACLAGALVNLAGFGLPGGTDRLLNLLAVASLPLGLLCVGAALRPQELAGEVPALAWNCALRLLAMPALAFAVARVLGLPAMESSILVLFFALPTAPTAYVLTRQLGGDSHLMAGIITLQTLLAGASLLLVLRVVS, from the coding sequence CTGGATGTCACCGTGCTCACCCTCCTCCAAGCCCTCTGGCCGCTCTTCGCGCTGATTGTCGGCGGTTACCTGCTGCACCGCTGGGACTTCCCCGGTGAAGCCTTCTGGCCCGCCGCCGAACGCCTGAATTACTTCATCCTCTTCCCCGCCCTGCTGTTCAGCAGCCTGGCCACTGCGCCGCTGGAAAACCCGGCACTGCCGCGACTGGCCCTGGCAGTGTTTCTCGGCCTCGGTGTCGGCTGGACGGCCCTGCTCCTGGCCCGGCGGCGGCTGGGCTGGTCGGCGGCGCGTTTCGGCGCGATTACCCAGGGTATCCTGCGTTTCAACACCTACCTGGGCCTGGCCGCCATCGGCAGCCTGTACGGCAAGGACGGCCTGGCCATGGCCGCGCTGATGCTGGCGCTGATGGTGCCAACGGTGAACCTGATGTCGGTCTGGGCGCTGACCGCCGAGGGCGGCGTGAGCCTGCGCGGCCTGCTGCTGCCGGTGGCGAAGAATCCGCTGATCCTCGCCTGCCTGGCGGGCGCCCTGGTCAACCTCGCCGGATTCGGCCTGCCCGGCGGCACCGACCGGCTGCTCAACCTGCTGGCGGTGGCCAGCCTGCCGCTGGGCCTGCTCTGTGTCGGCGCTGCGCTGCGTCCGCAGGAGCTGGCCGGCGAAGTTCCCGCCCTGGCCTGGAACTGCGCCCTGCGTTTGCTGGCCATGCCGGCCCTGGCCTTCGCGGTGGCCCGCGTGCTCGGCTTGCCTGCCATGGAAAGCAGCATCCTGGTGCTGTTCTTCGCCCTGCCCACTGCTCCCACGGCCTATGTGCTGACCCGTCAGCTCGGCGGCGACAGTCACCTGATGGCCGGCATCATCACGCTGCAAACGCTGCTTGCCGGCGCCAGCCTGCTGTTGGTGCTGCGCGTCGTATCCTGA
- a CDS encoding DUF1127 domain-containing protein: MERTLSSDLIFESAEQSPKSSWALRTVSTLLLWQRRIASRHQLAMLDHRLLADAGISEAQREAELNKPFWR, from the coding sequence ATGGAACGTACCCTCAGTTCCGACCTGATCTTCGAAAGCGCCGAACAATCCCCGAAATCCTCCTGGGCCCTGCGCACCGTTTCCACCCTGCTGCTCTGGCAGCGCCGCATCGCCAGCCGTCATCAACTGGCCATGCTGGACCACCGCCTGCTGGCCGACGCCGGCATCAGCGAAGCCCAGCGCGAAGCCGAACTGAACAAGCCTTTCTGGCGCTAA
- a CDS encoding DUF4105 domain-containing protein, which translates to MLDDEGLTPDQRQTSQQLLMEARAALPPTFVQRLDRDVEVSWSFELPENGYGRATRFDALVLNRNLLASLTDGSAATRKTDRIHGTVRREMLATVLHELTHLYDRARLWSAAEKTQQFRCRSQAGSNGPIGLPGDCRGQTERRFTLSDDPRLLDLAGWPQYVGKRGLREQENHQVARSPDVYELTNPREFVAVNMEYFLLDPAYACRRPALYRYYREHFGWAPERQAACNDGYAYLNAGRDFGKQPLGKLDSERVYEVDYLFAEANQNWVSRWGHSMLRLVICAPGRPRGPDCRLDLDQHLVLSYRAFVGDVQLSSWDGLTGAYPSRLFVLPLHQVIEEYTKVELRSLASVPLKLSRDELEALVEHAAEMHWSYDGDYWFLSNNCAVETLKLLRSGTDHPALRDLDSIMPNGLLKLLEGRGVADRTPLDDPKEALRLGYRFDSFRDRYQAMFTILRERLKVPQENVEDWLELSAEQRRPWFDKADQRASAALLLLEQAAQRRQLLLAQDELKRNYLSSREQAGQTRFAKAGGTLEQMLANSGFLSRPAEMLQGGYGLPQRAEWQRLEAESSSRQQTMRKLSDDLDREVRSLLEPQRMAELNATEANLKAIGAHLRQLHKDAGGLVLP; encoded by the coding sequence GTGCTGGACGACGAGGGCCTGACCCCAGACCAGCGCCAGACCAGCCAGCAGCTGCTGATGGAGGCCCGCGCAGCCCTGCCGCCGACCTTCGTCCAGCGCCTGGACCGCGACGTGGAAGTCAGCTGGAGCTTTGAGCTGCCGGAAAACGGCTACGGCCGCGCCACGCGGTTCGATGCGCTGGTGCTCAACCGCAACCTGCTGGCCAGCCTCACCGACGGCAGCGCGGCGACCCGGAAGACCGACCGCATCCACGGTACGGTGCGTCGCGAAATGCTCGCCACCGTGCTCCACGAACTGACCCACCTCTACGACCGCGCGCGCCTCTGGTCCGCCGCCGAGAAGACACAGCAGTTCCGCTGCCGCAGCCAGGCCGGCAGCAACGGTCCGATCGGCCTGCCCGGCGACTGCCGGGGCCAGACCGAACGCCGCTTCACCCTCAGCGATGACCCGCGCCTGCTCGACCTCGCCGGCTGGCCGCAGTACGTCGGCAAGCGCGGCTTGCGTGAGCAGGAAAATCACCAGGTGGCCCGCAGCCCGGATGTCTACGAACTGACGAACCCCCGAGAGTTCGTCGCGGTGAACATGGAGTACTTCCTCCTCGATCCCGCTTACGCCTGCCGTCGACCGGCGCTCTATCGCTACTACCGCGAACACTTCGGCTGGGCCCCGGAGCGACAGGCTGCGTGCAACGACGGTTACGCCTACCTCAACGCGGGCCGTGACTTCGGCAAGCAACCGCTGGGCAAGCTCGACTCCGAGCGCGTCTACGAAGTCGATTACCTGTTCGCTGAAGCCAACCAGAACTGGGTCAGCCGCTGGGGTCACAGCATGTTGCGCCTGGTGATCTGCGCGCCGGGACGACCACGCGGGCCGGACTGCCGCCTCGACCTAGACCAACACCTGGTGCTGTCTTACCGCGCCTTCGTCGGGGATGTGCAGCTCTCGAGCTGGGACGGTCTCACCGGCGCCTACCCCTCGCGCCTGTTCGTGCTGCCGCTGCATCAGGTGATCGAGGAATACACCAAGGTGGAGCTGCGCAGCCTGGCTTCGGTGCCGCTCAAACTCAGCCGGGACGAACTCGAAGCCCTGGTCGAGCATGCCGCCGAAATGCACTGGAGCTACGACGGCGATTACTGGTTCCTCTCCAACAACTGCGCGGTGGAAACCCTCAAGCTGCTGCGCAGCGGCACCGATCACCCGGCGCTGCGCGACCTCGACAGCATCATGCCCAATGGCCTGCTCAAACTGCTGGAAGGCCGTGGCGTGGCCGATCGCACACCGCTGGACGACCCCAAGGAAGCCCTGCGCCTGGGCTACCGCTTCGATTCGTTCCGTGACCGTTACCAAGCCATGTTCACCATCCTCCGCGAACGCCTGAAAGTGCCCCAGGAGAACGTGGAAGACTGGTTGGAGCTTTCCGCCGAACAGCGCCGCCCCTGGTTCGACAAAGCCGACCAGCGCGCCAGCGCCGCCCTGCTCCTGCTGGAACAGGCTGCCCAGCGCCGCCAGCTCCTGCTGGCCCAGGACGAGCTCAAGCGCAATTACCTGAGCTCTCGCGAGCAAGCCGGACAAACGCGCTTCGCCAAGGCCGGCGGCACCCTGGAACAGATGCTCGCCAACAGCGGCTTCCTCAGCCGGCCGGCGGAAATGCTGCAAGGCGGCTACGGCCTGCCCCAGCGTGCCGAATGGCAGCGCCTGGAAGCGGAAAGCAGTAGCCGACAGCAGACCATGCGCAAGCTCAGCGATGACCTCGACCGCGAAGTCCGCAGCCTGCTGGAACCGCAACGCATGGCCGAGCTGAACGCCACCGAGGCCAACCTCAAGGCCATCGGCGCGCACCTGCGCCAGTTGCACAAGGACGCGGGCGGACTCGTGCTTCCCTGA
- the recD gene encoding exodeoxyribonuclease V subunit alpha produces MSLADWSLGPLERHFTESLQRLDPQAPDAVLAAAALCCRALGEGDVCLPLVRVAGQMLFAEEGSGLLAPALPAWLAALQASSLVAAPGGYAPLTLDGARLYLSRYHAYEARLAKTLLQRAAARPDVDEAQLGESLARLFARNTQQPDWQRLAAAQAVRRNLAVISGGPGTGKTTTVVRLLASLLEQPSGQRLAIGLAAPTGKAAARMAEAIRNAKAELPVSDAVKAALPEEARTLHRLLRSRGDSPQVRHHADNPLPLDVLVVDEASMVDLALMAKLLDALPPNARLILLGDKDQLAAVEAGAVFAELCEGRGLDATAAADLIRITGQPVPVEQPRSRLGDAVVLLTHSHRFAGDSGIGELARRINGGNVRGTLDLLRGGHPDLAWNAAPTPAALLERLEAGYAPYFAAVRAADPATAFAAFSGFRALTAQREGPWGVGGINEALEARLKRRLSIPSRERWYPGRAVMVRQNDYALGLFNGDIGLCLSTPHGLRVFFEGDEGYRPFAPARLPSHDSAFAMTVHKSQGSEFTEVLLALPEQPSPLLSRALFYTGITRAKKKVEIWGLPARLSEAVSTKAERAAGLAERLGVTVEMANPSLSAPTQEQDQLSLF; encoded by the coding sequence ATGAGCCTGGCCGATTGGTCCCTGGGGCCGCTGGAGCGCCATTTCACCGAGAGCCTGCAGCGCCTCGACCCGCAGGCGCCGGACGCCGTGCTGGCTGCGGCCGCGCTGTGCTGCCGGGCTCTGGGCGAGGGCGACGTTTGCCTGCCCCTGGTGCGGGTGGCCGGGCAGATGCTGTTTGCGGAAGAGGGTTCCGGCCTGCTGGCCCCCGCCCTGCCCGCCTGGCTGGCCGCGCTACAGGCATCGTCGTTGGTGGCGGCGCCGGGCGGCTATGCGCCGCTGACCCTCGACGGCGCCCGCCTCTATCTCAGCCGCTATCACGCCTACGAGGCGCGGTTGGCGAAAACCCTGCTGCAACGCGCGGCGGCGCGGCCGGACGTGGATGAAGCGCAACTGGGGGAGTCCCTGGCCCGGCTGTTCGCCCGTAACACCCAGCAACCGGATTGGCAGCGCCTGGCGGCGGCCCAGGCGGTGCGGCGCAACCTGGCGGTGATCTCCGGCGGCCCCGGCACCGGCAAGACCACCACTGTGGTGCGTCTGCTGGCGTCGCTGCTGGAGCAGCCCAGCGGCCAGCGCCTGGCCATTGGCCTGGCCGCGCCCACCGGCAAGGCCGCCGCGCGCATGGCCGAGGCCATCCGCAACGCCAAGGCCGAGCTGCCGGTCAGCGACGCCGTCAAGGCTGCACTGCCCGAGGAGGCGCGTACCCTGCACCGCCTGCTGAGGAGCCGTGGCGACAGCCCGCAGGTCCGCCACCACGCCGACAATCCGCTGCCGCTGGATGTGTTGGTGGTGGACGAAGCCTCGATGGTGGACCTGGCGCTGATGGCCAAGCTGCTCGACGCCCTGCCGCCCAACGCGCGGCTGATCCTGCTGGGCGACAAGGACCAACTGGCGGCGGTGGAGGCCGGCGCGGTGTTTGCCGAACTCTGCGAAGGGCGTGGCCTGGATGCCACGGCGGCAGCCGACCTGATCCGCATCACCGGGCAGCCAGTGCCGGTGGAACAACCGCGCTCGCGCCTGGGCGATGCCGTGGTGCTGCTGACCCACAGCCACCGTTTTGCCGGCGACAGCGGCATCGGCGAACTGGCGCGTCGCATCAACGGTGGCAATGTGCGCGGCACCCTCGATTTGTTGCGTGGCGGCCATCCTGACCTGGCCTGGAATGCCGCCCCGACCCCGGCAGCCCTGCTGGAGCGGCTGGAGGCGGGCTACGCGCCCTACTTCGCTGCCGTGCGCGCGGCGGACCCGGCCACGGCGTTCGCCGCCTTCAGCGGCTTTCGCGCCCTGACCGCGCAACGCGAGGGGCCCTGGGGCGTCGGCGGAATCAACGAGGCCCTGGAGGCACGCCTCAAGCGTCGCCTGAGCATCCCCTCCCGCGAGCGCTGGTATCCCGGCCGAGCGGTCATGGTGCGGCAGAACGACTACGCCCTCGGCCTGTTCAATGGCGATATCGGTCTCTGCCTGAGCACGCCTCACGGGCTGCGGGTGTTCTTCGAGGGCGACGAGGGCTACCGTCCCTTCGCCCCGGCGCGCCTGCCGAGCCACGACAGTGCCTTCGCCATGACGGTGCACAAGAGCCAGGGGTCGGAGTTCACCGAGGTGCTGCTGGCCCTGCCGGAACAGCCAAGCCCCCTGCTCAGCCGCGCGCTGTTCTACACCGGTATTACCCGCGCGAAGAAGAAGGTGGAAATCTGGGGCTTGCCGGCTCGGCTGAGCGAAGCCGTATCGACCAAGGCCGAACGCGCCGCCGGATTGGCGGAGCGGCTGGGTGTGACGGTCGAAATGGCCAACCCTTCGCTGTCAGCGCCGACGCAGGAGCAGGATCAGTTGAGCCTGTTCTGA
- a CDS encoding TerC family protein, producing the protein MEWLTSPEIWVAFFTLTALEIVLGIDNIIMIAILVGRMPPHLQARTRFFGLALAMITRILLLLSITWIMRLTADLFHVFDQGISGRDLILFFGGLFLLWKSTTEMYHSLEGEDETGEQPSGAARNFIGTIIQIAIIDIVFSLDSVITAVGMVSHVPVMVAAIIVAVLVMMLAAGTISAFIDKHPSLKMLALAFLVVVGTVLIAESFEVHVPKGYVYFAMAFSLAVEALNIRMRIARGRKEDPVKLRKDIPGQ; encoded by the coding sequence ATGGAATGGCTGACCAGCCCGGAAATCTGGGTCGCCTTCTTCACCCTGACCGCCCTGGAGATCGTCCTCGGCATCGACAACATCATCATGATCGCCATCCTCGTGGGCCGCATGCCGCCGCACCTGCAGGCACGCACCCGCTTCTTCGGCCTGGCGCTGGCGATGATCACCCGCATCCTGCTGCTGCTCTCGATCACCTGGATCATGCGGCTCACCGCTGACCTGTTTCACGTCTTCGACCAGGGCATCTCCGGTCGTGACCTGATCCTCTTCTTCGGCGGCCTGTTCCTGCTGTGGAAGAGCACCACCGAGATGTACCACAGCCTGGAAGGCGAAGATGAAACCGGCGAGCAGCCCTCGGGCGCGGCCCGCAACTTCATCGGCACCATCATCCAGATCGCCATCATCGACATCGTGTTCTCCCTGGACTCGGTGATCACCGCCGTCGGCATGGTGTCCCACGTGCCGGTGATGGTCGCCGCGATCATCGTCGCCGTGCTGGTGATGATGCTGGCCGCCGGCACCATCAGCGCCTTCATCGACAAGCACCCGAGCTTGAAGATGCTGGCCCTGGCCTTCCTGGTGGTGGTCGGCACCGTGCTGATCGCCGAATCCTTCGAAGTCCACGTGCCGAAGGGCTACGTCTACTTCGCCATGGCCTTCTCCCTGGCCGTGGAGGCGCTGAACATCCGCATGCGCATCGCGCGCGGTCGCAAGGAAGACCCGGTGAAACTGCGCAAGGACATTCCTGGCCAATAA
- a CDS encoding GFA family protein, translated as MAELHTGGCHCGQLRYTVEAPLTDVAHCHCSICRRTTGGIVTTWATVPLTSFRWTTGTPAEYASSASCIRYFCANCGSQLALFTQLAPDTLDLTIATLDHPEKNPADRHIWVSSRLPWLSLDPQLPEEDEEQL; from the coding sequence ATGGCTGAACTCCATACCGGCGGCTGCCACTGTGGGCAGCTGCGCTATACCGTCGAGGCGCCCCTGACTGATGTCGCCCACTGCCATTGTTCGATCTGCCGGCGCACCACCGGCGGCATCGTCACCACCTGGGCCACGGTGCCGCTGACGAGCTTTCGCTGGACGACCGGCACGCCTGCCGAGTACGCCTCGTCCGCCAGCTGTATCCGCTACTTCTGCGCGAACTGCGGCAGCCAGCTGGCGTTGTTCACCCAGCTCGCGCCGGACACGCTGGACCTCACCATCGCTACCCTGGACCACCCGGAAAAAAACCCGGCCGACCGACATATCTGGGTGAGCAGCCGCTTGCCCTGGCTGAGCCTGGACCCGCAATTGCCGGAGGAGGATGAGGAACAGTTGTGA
- a CDS encoding DUF2388 domain-containing protein, whose product MTSLRLLSAAILLALATSASATSFVVTTDAVVGAVAATSEATSDVTSSFKDDKIILAARDDAASFVASAGDIRGAQLEAAFKHIRSAQPQLAASDLQLAQAILAL is encoded by the coding sequence ATGACCTCTCTTCGCCTGCTCAGCGCCGCCATCCTTCTGGCGCTTGCCACCAGTGCCTCGGCCACCAGCTTCGTGGTTACCACCGACGCTGTGGTCGGCGCCGTTGCAGCCACCTCCGAAGCCACCTCCGATGTCACTTCGTCCTTCAAGGACGACAAGATCATTCTCGCCGCCCGTGACGACGCGGCCAGCTTCGTTGCCAGCGCCGGCGACATCCGTGGCGCCCAGCTGGAAGCCGCGTTCAAGCACATCCGCAGCGCACAGCCGCAGCTCGCGGCCAGTGACCTGCAACTGGCACAGGCCATCCTGGCCCTCTGA
- a CDS encoding DUF1127 domain-containing protein — protein sequence MDRTLTASAQHHASQPHTHGYLRLFAAIAQWQRNARTRHQLAKLDARALADVGISPSERYQELDKPFWR from the coding sequence ATGGACCGCACACTCACTGCCTCTGCCCAACACCACGCCAGCCAGCCACACACCCATGGGTACCTGCGCCTGTTCGCTGCCATCGCCCAGTGGCAGCGCAACGCCCGCACCCGGCACCAGCTCGCCAAGCTGGACGCCCGCGCCCTGGCGGATGTCGGCATCAGCCCGAGTGAGCGCTACCAGGAACTGGACAAACCCTTCTGGCGCTGA
- a CDS encoding acetyl-CoA hydrolase/transferase family protein: protein MYADRVRLPSLLGKVMSAADAAALIEDGMTVGMSGFTRAGEAKAVPQALAARAREQPLQISLMTGASLGNDLDKQLTEAGVLARRMPFQVDSTLRKAINAGEVMFIDQHLSETVEQLRNHQLKLPDIAVIEAVAITEQGHIVPTTSVGNSASFAIFAKRVIVEINLAHNPNLEGLHDIYIPTYRPTRTPIPLTQVDDRIGGTAIPIDPAKIAAIVITEQPDSLSTVLPPDNETQAIADHLIDFFKREVEAGRMSNNLAPLQAGIGSIANAVMCGLIESPFQDLSMYSEVLQDSTFDLIDAGKLRFASGSSITLSERRNSDVFGNLERYKDKLVLRPQEISNHPEVVRRLGIIGINTALEFDLYGNVNSTHVGGTRMMNGIGGSGDFARNAHLAIFVTKSIAKGGAISSVVPMVSHVDHTEHDVDILVTEQGLADLRGLAPRERARVIIDNCVHPDYRQALQDYFCAACAKGGHTPHLLRDAMSWHINLEETGRMLAN from the coding sequence ATGTACGCTGATCGCGTGCGCCTGCCCTCCCTGCTGGGCAAGGTGATGAGTGCGGCCGACGCCGCTGCCCTGATCGAAGACGGCATGACCGTCGGCATGAGCGGTTTCACCCGCGCCGGCGAAGCCAAGGCGGTGCCCCAGGCACTGGCCGCGCGCGCCAGGGAGCAGCCGCTGCAGATCAGCCTGATGACCGGCGCCAGCCTGGGCAACGACCTCGACAAGCAGCTCACCGAGGCCGGCGTGCTGGCCCGGCGCATGCCTTTTCAGGTGGACAGCACCCTGCGCAAGGCAATCAACGCGGGCGAGGTGATGTTCATCGACCAGCACCTGTCGGAAACCGTCGAGCAACTGCGCAACCACCAGCTCAAGCTGCCGGACATCGCCGTGATCGAAGCCGTCGCCATCACCGAGCAGGGCCACATCGTGCCGACCACTTCCGTGGGCAACTCCGCCAGCTTCGCGATCTTCGCCAAACGCGTGATCGTCGAGATCAACCTGGCGCACAACCCCAACCTGGAAGGCCTGCACGACATCTATATCCCGACCTACCGGCCAACCCGTACGCCGATTCCGCTGACCCAGGTCGATGACCGTATCGGCGGCACCGCCATTCCGATCGACCCGGCGAAAATCGCCGCCATCGTCATCACCGAGCAGCCTGATTCGCTGTCCACCGTGCTGCCGCCAGACAACGAAACCCAGGCCATCGCCGACCACCTGATCGACTTCTTCAAGCGTGAAGTGGAAGCCGGGCGCATGAGCAACAACCTAGCGCCGCTGCAGGCCGGTATCGGCAGCATCGCCAACGCCGTGATGTGTGGCCTGATCGAGTCTCCCTTCCAGGACCTCAGCATGTACTCCGAGGTGCTGCAGGACTCCACCTTCGACCTGATCGATGCCGGCAAGCTGCGCTTCGCCTCCGGCAGCTCGATCACCCTGTCCGAGCGCCGCAACAGCGACGTCTTCGGCAACCTGGAGCGCTACAAGGACAAGCTGGTACTGCGCCCGCAGGAAATCTCCAACCACCCCGAAGTGGTGCGCCGCCTCGGCATCATCGGCATCAACACCGCGCTGGAGTTCGACCTCTACGGCAACGTCAACTCCACCCACGTGGGCGGCACCCGGATGATGAACGGCATCGGCGGCTCCGGCGATTTCGCCCGCAACGCACACCTCGCCATTTTCGTCACCAAGTCCATCGCCAAGGGCGGCGCCATTTCCAGCGTGGTGCCCATGGTCAGCCACGTGGACCACACCGAGCATGACGTGGACATCCTGGTCACCGAACAGGGCCTGGCCGACCTGCGCGGCCTGGCGCCGCGCGAGCGGGCACGGGTAATCATCGACAACTGTGTGCACCCGGACTACCGCCAGGCGCTACAGGACTACTTCTGCGCCGCCTGCGCCAAGGGCGGACACACTCCGCACCTGCTGCGCGACGCCATGTCCTGGCATATCAATCTGGAAGAAACCGGTCGGATGCTGGCCAACTGA
- a CDS encoding CitMHS family transporter: MLTLLGFAMVICFMYLIMTKRLSALIALIIVPIAFALIGGFAAGIGPMMLEGISKLAPTGVMLMFAILYFALMIDSGLFDPAVRKILKLVKGDPLKVSMGTAALALIVSMDGDGATTYMICVAALLPLYSRLGMSPLIMAGLIILAGGIMNMTPWGGPTARAASALHVDPSDIFVPMIPAMAAGAIALFGLAWAYGKRERARLGVLHLPDDHLNHDEISVSQYPEARRPKLLWVNGALTAALMVTLIAGLLPLPVLFMIAFSLAMIINYPCLQQQKERVAAHAGNVLAVVGLIFAAGIFTGILSGTGMVEAMSKSLLAVIPPSMGPYMAVITALVSMPFTFFMSNDAFYYGVLPVLAEAASHYGISPVEMARASIVGQPVHLLSPLVPSTYLLVGLAKVEFGDHQRFTLKWAVMICLCILLAALLLGVFPLFGSH, from the coding sequence ATGCTGACTCTGCTCGGCTTCGCCATGGTCATCTGCTTCATGTACCTGATCATGACCAAGCGCCTGTCCGCCCTGATCGCCCTGATCATCGTTCCTATCGCATTCGCCCTGATCGGCGGCTTCGCCGCAGGCATCGGCCCGATGATGCTCGAAGGCATCAGCAAGCTCGCCCCCACCGGCGTGATGCTGATGTTCGCCATCCTCTACTTCGCCCTGATGATCGACTCCGGCCTGTTCGACCCGGCCGTGCGCAAGATCCTCAAGCTGGTCAAAGGCGACCCGCTCAAGGTTTCGATGGGCACCGCCGCCCTGGCCCTGATCGTCTCCATGGACGGCGACGGCGCCACCACCTACATGATCTGCGTCGCCGCCCTGCTGCCGCTGTACAGCCGGCTGGGCATGAGCCCGCTGATCATGGCCGGCCTGATCATCCTCGCCGGCGGCATCATGAACATGACCCCCTGGGGCGGCCCCACCGCCCGCGCGGCCAGCGCCCTGCACGTGGACCCGTCGGACATCTTCGTGCCGATGATCCCGGCCATGGCCGCGGGCGCCATCGCCCTGTTCGGCCTCGCCTGGGCCTACGGTAAGCGCGAACGCGCCCGCCTCGGCGTGCTGCACCTGCCGGACGATCACCTCAACCATGACGAAATCAGCGTTTCGCAGTACCCGGAAGCCCGTCGACCCAAGTTGCTGTGGGTGAACGGCGCGCTGACCGCGGCCCTGATGGTGACCCTGATCGCCGGCCTGCTGCCGCTGCCGGTGCTGTTCATGATCGCCTTCAGCCTGGCCATGATCATCAACTACCCCTGCCTGCAGCAGCAGAAGGAACGAGTCGCGGCCCATGCCGGCAACGTGCTGGCGGTGGTCGGCCTGATCTTCGCTGCCGGCATCTTCACCGGCATCCTGTCAGGCACCGGCATGGTGGAAGCCATGTCCAAGAGCCTGCTGGCGGTCATCCCCCCGTCCATGGGGCCCTACATGGCGGTGATCACGGCACTGGTGAGCATGCCCTTCACTTTCTTCATGTCCAACGACGCTTTTTATTACGGCGTGTTACCGGTTCTGGCCGAGGCTGCCAGCCATTACGGCATCAGTCCGGTGGAGATGGCGCGAGCGTCTATCGTAGGCCAGCCGGTGCATTTGCTCAGTCCGCTGGTACCCTCCACTTACCTGCTGGTAGGCCTGGCCAAGGTGGAATTCGGCGACCATCAGCGCTTCACATTGAAGTGGGCGGTGATGATTTGTCTGTGTATCCTCCTCGCCGCCTTGCTGCTGGGTGTGTTCCCGCTCTTCGGGTCGCATTGA
- a CDS encoding DUF2388 domain-containing protein, translating into MRCLLSAAAIALSLVAGTAQAQTLVATSNIIVRALDRTLDFTSDTTTSIRDMKVVVAARDDAASFVASAGEIRGAQLEAAFGALREQFPQAREASDLALAETILAL; encoded by the coding sequence ATGCGTTGCTTGCTGTCTGCCGCAGCCATTGCCCTGTCCCTCGTTGCCGGAACTGCCCAGGCACAAACCCTGGTGGCCACCAGCAACATCATCGTCCGCGCGCTGGACCGCACCCTCGACTTCACCTCCGACACCACCACCTCGATCCGCGACATGAAAGTCGTTGTGGCTGCTCGCGACGACGCCGCCAGCTTCGTCGCCAGCGCTGGCGAGATTCGCGGCGCGCAGCTGGAGGCCGCATTCGGCGCGCTGCGCGAACAGTTCCCGCAAGCCCGCGAGGCCAGTGACCTGGCGCTGGCGGAAACCATCCTCGCCCTCTGA